The DNA segment AGGCGACGCCTGCGTTTTTCGAGATGTTGTTCGAGTGTGGCAGCGTTTTTTTCGCAATTGGAAGGGAGCGAAGTTAATACATCGACCCATGTGGAAAGCATAACGTTAACCAGCGGATCATGCGGCAGCGTTGTCATGAAAAATTGTACAAGCGCGTTGCGTAAAAATGGAACGTCTGGGATATTCGCAGTGCGTAGATAACTTTGTGTTTTTAGAGGGATAGTTTCTGGAGTCTTTGATAGTGACTGGACGAGGAATGTAACCGTTGTGTCATCAAGGTGCAGCCTTGCAATAAAGTCATCCCACATCCATTCAGGGATTGGAACAGAACATGTCTTTGTTGCCTCATGCAGGGTGATGCATGGTGTTTTTGTAGCAAGGCGGGAAGTGAGCTCCGCGATGTCGTCACTGGAAAGCGGCACTGTAAGGATTGGTTCCAGAGTGTGAAGTAACGTCTCATCTGGAAAAATAATATATTCAAAAAAAGGTTCGAGATCCGGATTGTCGCTGTCTGCGACAAGTGATTCAAGTTCAGAAAGAGTGCAGACGCCAAGGACTGTCTCAGCGTACTCCTTGACGTCTGCTGTGAATTTCTGTCCATTTTTCAGCCATTTGCTGAGTATGGAATAGATTGCTTCAAGATTGGTGTGCATAGAATGCAATTGAATTTTTTGTAGAATTAGCCGTTCTGCTTTTTCACATCATTCCAGAGCGCATCTTTTTCCTCAAAAGAAAGGTCAGAAAAAGTAAGACCGCGTTCATGCGCGAGAGCTTCCATTTTTTCGAATCGATCAAGGAATTTTAAGTTGGTTTTATCAAGCGCTGCGTTTGCTTTGATGCCCTTACGTCTGCCAAATTCAACCAATGTAAAGAGTACATCACCAAATTCAGCTTCAATGGCTTCATTGTCACCGGATTCAATAGCCTCAGCAAGCTCTTTCCATTCTGCTTCGTATTGTTTTTCTACATCTGCATCGTTGTTCCATGTGAAGCCGACACGAGCTGCTTTTGAGTTGAGACGGTATGCTTTGAGCAGGGAAGGAAGTCCGCTAGGGAGGCTGTCGAAGGTGCCTTTCGGTTTATCTTCGTCTTTTCCTTTCTTTTCTGCACGCTTAATTTTTTCCCAGTTAGCCCAGATTTCTTCAACGTTTTGTACGTCCATTTCGCCGAATACGTGCGGGTGACGTCGAATCATTTTTGCAGCGTTTTCCTGCATGGAGTCTGCAAGTGTAAAACCATCTTTTTCATACAGACTGCCGATGAAGAGCATGAGGAACATTACGTCGCCCAGTTCTTCACGTACATCAACTTTGTTACCACTACGAATGGCGTCTACCAGTTCGTAGGTTTCTTCAAGCAGGTAGTCGCACAGGGTTTGTGGAGTCTGTTCTTTGTCCCAGGGGCATCCATTTTCTCCGAGGAGCTCGTCAATTACGTTCCGCAGGGCAATCAGGGCTTCAGTAGTACTTTTATTCATTGTTTTGCTCTTCGTTTTTTTAGTTACGGTATGGAATTATATTGGGCACACACAAAAAAGCCCTTGTCGATGCAAGGGCAGTTAATCGTAAGGTACGGTTTATAATGTATCGGGAATAAACTGCCGCAGCATATCTGTGACGATGCGTAAATGGGGTACGAAGATAGAGGTCTTCACATGTTCTGCATTAGGGAAGAAATGTAAGACAAATGCAAGGATGATGCAGCAAAGAAGTACGCCTTTTGCGCCACCAAGTACTCCACCAAGGGTGTAGTCGAGCAGTGCCGCCCCGGTAGCACCGATGAGCTTACGAAGCAGTGCCGAAATAAGGGCAGCAACAACCAGTACGCCTATGAAGATAAGTGCGTATGATGCAACATTGGCCCATTTAGGGTCGATTAAAGATTCAAGATGGATTGCGAGCTGTTCATAATAGTTGTTGGCTAAAATAAAGCCACCAACTACACCGGCAATGGATGTAACTTCCAGAATGAGACCTCGGAAAAAGCCTCGGATGCAGAAAAATCCAGCAATGACAATAAATAGGAGATCAAGATAGTTCATGTACAGCCTACAAAAAAAGTAAATCGGTTTTGAATCTTTGCGAGTAGTAGCACAAAAAAATACGTTGGAAAAGACAGCGTTTTGCACAATTGCATTTGCGTTTGTTGGTAACTGTTAGTACTTTTTGTCAAAATGATTATGCGATTTTATTGCTTGTGCGTTTTTATTAGGGGAAATTAAAAGACCATGACGACTTCTAGCCTTGAAATAGGACAGACTTTTTCTGGTGATGTTCATGTTACTAATGGGAGAAAGCTGTTTTCAGCTGGACATGTCATTACGGAACAGACGTTACGTGTGCTCAAGATATGGGGAGTGAGGGACGTCCCTTTGCATGAGGTCGCAGATAGCGATTTCAAAGCGGCGCAGAAAGATAAAATTAATGACGTAGTTGCGGAACGTTTTACCCCAGCAATGCAGATGTTGTTTCGTGACAATGACATCGGAACATTCCCGATATCGTGCTTGTTGAGGGAATGTGTTGCCCTTGCAGATAAAGCAGAAGATTCTAGTGATGGATTTTTTTCTTATCTGCATACTTCTTCTATGCCTAATTTACAGTCATTTAATAGTATCGATTTAGTACCTAGTATTGATCTAGATGAGATCCTTTCAGGATATGATGGTTTTCCCGAAGATCTTTTTGCGCTAACGAATATGTTGAATGATGTCTATGTGACATCTGAGGCTGTTGTAGCTGCAGTAGATAAAAATAAAAGAGTAAAAGATAAATTGCTTAAGATATGTGAATCTTTAATTCATGTATCAAATTGTAAAATTACATCTGTCTATAGTTGTACTTCTTTTTTAGGAAACAGGACTGTATTGTATTTGGCGATTATGTTAGTGTATATTCATCATGTACAAGATTCATATAATTCTGCTATGATGATGCACTATTGTAGATATGCTATAACAACAGGTGTTGCTGCTCGATATATTGCGTCATCTATTGGTGTTTATAGAAGAGAATGTTTCTTTTCCAGTGG comes from the Halodesulfovibrio marinisediminis DSM 17456 genome and includes:
- the mazG gene encoding nucleoside triphosphate pyrophosphohydrolase; the encoded protein is MNKSTTEALIALRNVIDELLGENGCPWDKEQTPQTLCDYLLEETYELVDAIRSGNKVDVREELGDVMFLMLFIGSLYEKDGFTLADSMQENAAKMIRRHPHVFGEMDVQNVEEIWANWEKIKRAEKKGKDEDKPKGTFDSLPSGLPSLLKAYRLNSKAARVGFTWNNDADVEKQYEAEWKELAEAIESGDNEAIEAEFGDVLFTLVEFGRRKGIKANAALDKTNLKFLDRFEKMEALAHERGLTFSDLSFEEKDALWNDVKKQNG
- a CDS encoding CvpA family protein translates to MNYLDLLFIVIAGFFCIRGFFRGLILEVTSIAGVVGGFILANNYYEQLAIHLESLIDPKWANVASYALIFIGVLVVAALISALLRKLIGATGAALLDYTLGGVLGGAKGVLLCCIILAFVLHFFPNAEHVKTSIFVPHLRIVTDMLRQFIPDTL
- a CDS encoding HDOD domain-containing protein, with product MTTSSLEIGQTFSGDVHVTNGRKLFSAGHVITEQTLRVLKIWGVRDVPLHEVADSDFKAAQKDKINDVVAERFTPAMQMLFRDNDIGTFPISCLLRECVALADKAEDSSDGFFSYLHTSSMPNLQSFNSIDLVPSIDLDEILSGYDGFPEDLFALTNMLNDVYVTSEAVVAAVDKNKRVKDKLLKICESLIHVSNCKITSVYSCTSFLGNRTVLYLAIMLVYIHHVQDSYNSAMMMHYCRYAITTGVAARYIASSIGVYRRECFFSSGLLRDVGCVFYSRNFTDEYEKVRQKVLCDGLCLCAAEEKYMKMNHAELGGRILKWLGFPASMEKSVQEHHTASTDITTKEHAVMHIAEIVAKALTFDPVYDVPAPVVNAAAWEMLNITEATFTDFVKMIYIKSKEIIRLAYAE